A region of the Apium graveolens cultivar Ventura chromosome 6, ASM990537v1, whole genome shotgun sequence genome:
TGTTCTAGTTAAACAAGAGTCCATGTAATCATGCAATTTTGATGCATATGAGAGGAAGTATATCTGTTGGGCCAAAAGGAGAAGGCCCAACGGAATTACATTTAGAACAATTATTAGCTATTAATGTAAAACCCAAGAAGACCCACTTTGTATCAAAAAGCCCATTTGGGATTTAGTATAAATAAGACACAACAACCTCATAAAAGGAAGTTGGCACATTAAGTAAAGAAGATCACTCCTTATAATTGGGTctaatatattaataaatattataggcacatcatttggcgctagaagagGGGCCTTTACTTTTTAGATCCAACCGAAGATGATCGTTGAAGAGATTGATCCGGCAACAGCCGGACCAACTTAGGTGAAAGAACCAGTGGTAGAGGCTATCACCAATCTGAAGGGTCACGAGGCACAAGAGCCACCCAAACATTCGACTTTGAAGCCGAAGTGTTTATTTTCTCCGCCTGAGGAAGGTTCTCATGATCAGGCGCCGAAGTTATCACAGGCTGATCAGCGAGACAGAAAGAGAAAGTTCAAATCGGATCAAAGACAAAGGATCCAGACATCCAAGGGAAAAAAGGTGTTGTCAAGCGACATGCGACTTCACCTTggaaaaaattgaaaaatcaaagGCTGAAAATAATGAAGATCCGGAGGATTTTTCATACTCCGATGAGGAGCTAGAGCTCCTGGAATGTGAGACACAAATGCTTCAAGCCAAACTTGAACGACAGCGTGAAATCCATCGTCTCTGTCGTGAACTTCAGCAGGCTTCGATTAAAAACCAAGAGCAAGACGATGATCACTACATCGACGACGAAGACGCCAATTACGAGTATGAGCCATCAGCAGAATCGACATACTCACAATCTCGAGGACGTCGACAACGCACAATATCGTCTGCCGACGTTTCTCAGCGAACTGAGTCCACAGAATCTATCTCCCATGAGGAATTTGCCAAGATGCAAGAGGAAATCGCTCAGATGCGCACCATAATGAGAAATCAGTCAGGATTTGAAACTGTATCTGAAAGCCCCCTGTCGTTGGTTCTTAAAAACGCCTACCCTCGATCATTTCTACGGATCTTCGGACCCGTTAGCATTTCTAAATACTTTTGATGGTCGCATGGCTTTCTTCGGCCACTCCGAGATCGCTAGGTGTCAGCTTTTCTCCACTTGCCTCCAAGGCACGGCTCTCCGATGGTATAGTAACTTGCCACCTCGGTCAATCGACTCGTGGACAACTTTGAAGAGCAAGTTCCAAGCTCGATTCTCCAGCAActacaaaggaatcaaagttacAGCATCCTTGATGACAATGCACCAACGCTCCGGTGAAAATCTTCGAAGTTTCTTAACCCGGTTCAGGGAAGAGATAGCAGAAATTCCGGACTTAATAGAGCAGATGGCTGTCAATTTCCTGAGGGCTGGTATCGATAAATCCAGGCATGGGCTACTTTTAGAAGAAATTTTTGTAAAAAGGCCAAAAACCCTACAAGCCGCATTCCAGATTATAGAACATCGCATGATGCTTCAAGAAGCAGTAAGCTACATACAATCCCCTTGGAGGTCGTCAAAATGTGAACGGCGCCGCAGCTATAGTCCACGATCCCCCGCGAGGGAAAGGCGCCGAGAACGTCGCCGATCACCCCCACCACGCACATCGTATCTCGCTTCGAGGGATAGAAGAGAAAGAGATTGGCAGCCCCGCAATCGATCTGAAAGAGAGTTTACTAAACTCAACACCGAAAAGACGACAATTTTGGCAGTGTTAAAAACAGAGCCAGACTACCGTCCTCCAAGACCCATGAAACCGGGCAGGCCCCCAAGCTCCAGATATTGTGAATATCATGAGGATACTGGCCATACAACAGAGCAATGATTTCAACTTAGCAATTGCATCGAAGGAAAAATTCATCGGGGATAACTTGTCC
Encoded here:
- the LOC141666088 gene encoding uncharacterized protein LOC141666088; protein product: MAFFGHSEIARCQLFSTCLQGTALRWYSNLPPRSIDSWTTLKSKFQARFSSNYKGIKVTASLMTMHQRSGENLRSFLTRFREEIAEIPDLIEQMAVNFLRAGIDKSRHGLLLEEIFVKRPKTLQAAFQIIEHRMMLQEAVSYIQSPWRSSKCERRRSYSPRSPARERRRERRRSPPPRTSYLASRDRRERDWQPRNRSEREFTKLNTEKTTILAVLKTEPDYRPPRPMKPGRPPSSRYCEYHEDTGHTTERQHRGEDDRVIDVIFGGIAVGGLSHNSRKLYAREVFNVNPSATKRPRVNPSPVIFFSDDDYRTGLIEGHQDALVITTRVENNTVKKMLVDNGSSVDVLYHHTFSQMDIRDRRLENSRTPLYGFTGNEVHVVGTVDMPVLFGSSPCQVWKVVKFHVISDSSSFNAILGRTTITAL